The proteins below are encoded in one region of Pygocentrus nattereri isolate fPygNat1 chromosome 13, fPygNat1.pri, whole genome shotgun sequence:
- the LOC108443158 gene encoding translational activator of cytochrome c oxidase 1: protein MSTGAVLRAFLSGCARKLTREVPWPGARRLPQFRALHACPPRCAGHNKWSKVKDIKIPKDAARARLIAKYTMLIRVAVKEGGSNPEFNITLAQLIEQCRSKNLPKSTIEAAIKGAEKSKAAAQCLYEARGPGGCWLLIEVLTDNNTRSHNEIKHILTKNGGVLCDGARHNFDRKGVVVADRDGISTERALELAIESGAEDVQETEDEEAKPILQFICDMSSMKVVRTALEALGVHTLSTGMEYISNSPTPLLQLQLEASAVLLEALNDYPDVVRVWDNIQALE, encoded by the exons ATGTCGACGGGAGCGGTGTTACGCGCGTTCCTGTCCGGGTGCGCGCGAAAGCTGACGCGGGAGGTTCCTTGGCCGGGCGCGCGCCGCCTCCCGCAGTTCCGCGCGCTCCATGCGTGCCCGCCGCGGTGCGCGGGTCACAACAAGTGGTCCAAAGTGAAAGACATCAAAATCCCCAAGGATGCGGCCCGCGCGCGACTCATCGCCAAGTACACGATGCTGATCAGGGTGGCCGTGAAAG agggaGGATCCAACCCAGAGTTTAACATCACACTCGCACAGCTTATAGAGCAGTGCAGAAGCAAAAATCTACCCAAATCCACCATAGAGGCCGCCATCAAAGGAGCG gagaagtcaAAGGCTGCTGCGCAGTGTCTGTATGAGGCACGAGGACCTGGCGGATGCTGGCTGCTCATTGAGGTTCTGACGGACAACAACACACGGTCGCACAACGAGATCAAACACATCCTGACGAAAAACGG GGGGGTGCTGTGTGATGGTGCACGCCATAATTTTGACAGGAAAGGTGTTGTGGTGGCGGACAGAGATGGCATCTCCACCGAGAGAGCACTGGAGCTGGCCATAGAGTCAGGGGCTGAAGATGTACAGGAGACTGAGGATGAGGAAGCAAAGCCTATTCTACAG TTCATCTGTGACATGAGCTCCATGAAGGTGGTGCGGACAGCACTGGAGGCTCTTGGGGTGCACACACTCTCCACTGGGATGGAGTACATCTCCAACAGCCCCACTCCTCTACTGCAGCTCCAGCTAGAGGCAAGTGCTGTCCTGCTGGAGGCTCTCAACGATTACCCAGATGTGGTCAGAGTTTGGGACAACATTCAGGCCCTGGAGTGA